The window CGTGATATCCGCCGAAACACCCGCCGCGACCGCGGCGCCGGCCAAATCCGCTGATGACGCCGAAAAAGCCGCGGACTGGACCATAATGGTGTTCGTAAACGGCAAGAACAACCTGGAGCCGTACGCCTTCACAAACATCTATCAGATGGAGAGAATAGGCTCCAACAACAAGGTCAAAGTCGTGGTGGAATTCGGGCGCACCGCCAAAAATTCCTCAAACGACGGCGCCTGGAAAGGCTGCCGCCGCTACCTGATGCAGAAAGCCGACGACACTAACGCCATCTCCTCCCCCGTTCTGGACCAGACCGACAAATGCGACATGGGCGACTACAACCGCGCCATAGACTTCGGCAAATGGGCGATGGCGAAATACCCCGCCAAGCATTACATGTACGTGCTGTGGAATCACGGCTCCGGCTGGAAAAAAGCCTCCGGCGCGGACAAGGGCATTTCCTATGACGACGAGACCGGGCACCACATAACCACCCCGCAAATGGGCCAGATTCTGAAGGCGCTGGGCCATGTGGACGTCTACGGCTCCGACGCCTGCCTCATGCAGATGGCCGAAGTCTCCTACGAAATCAAGGATTATACCGAGTACATTGTGGGCTCCGAGGAAACCGAACCCGCAGACGGCTACACCTACGACGCGATGCTAAAGGCCATAAACGGCTCCGACCTCATGCCCGAATCGGTCGCCAAGGCTACGGTGGACAGCTATTCCGACCATTACGGTTCCAGAGGTTCCACTCAATCCTCGCTGAAGTCGGCTGCGCTGCCGGAATTCGTGAGCCTGCTGGATTCGTTTACCGCCGCGGTCATCTCCGCAGGGGACAAGGATTCCGCCAAAGCCGCCAGAAGCGCCGCCCGGAACTTTGCCTACGCGGATAACAAGGACCTATACGACTTCGTTACCATACTGCTCAAATCCGCAAAGAGCCAGGAAGTCATCGGAGCGGGCAAGGCTTTGCTTGGCCACATGGACAAGGAGCTTATCGCCTGGAACCGCTATACCGGCGATTACAGCAAGGCGCACGGCCTGGCGATATATCTGCCGTCCTATTCCATAGGCGCCGGTTACGGCGACCTGGCATTTACAAAAGACAGCCGCTGGCAGGACTTCATCCGCTGGCTAAACGGCAACTAACCAGTTCCGCGCAAAGCCCCCGCGCGCCTTTCGGCGCGCGGGGGCTTTTTCATGCGCATAAACCCGGAAATTGCAGCCGGGGAACCGAGGCAGCAGACGGCGAGGACAGTCCGGCACAGAGCTTGACGAGCAGCCCAAAAGCTTATCCGCAAACAAGTCTATTCGCCCCAGTTCAGCTTGCGGCTCAGAACGCTGAAATAATCGTAATCAGCCGGGACGATAAGCCTGGCCTTGCGGCGGCATTTGCCTATCCGCGCCTCGTCGCCGGGCGCAAGGCTGATGTTGAGCTGGCCGTCCATGCTCAGAATCGCGCCATCTCCGAAGGAGGCGCCGTGACCGCCGGAGCAGGAAAGCGCAATCTCCGTGCCGGCGCAAAGCACAAGCGGCCGCTGTGCCAGCGTGTGCGGGCAGATTGGCGAGAGGATGTATATGTCAAGAGAAGGATGCGCTATCGGCCCGCCGGCGGCAAGCGAATAGGCGGTGGAGCCGCTGGGCGTGGAGATGATAAGCCCGTCGCCGAAATAGCTTTTCAGGAATTTGCCGCCGTAGCGCGCGTTCACGTAAAACGCGCGCGGCGAGGCGGATTTCACCACGCAGTCGTTGAAGGCGGTATGCGGTCCGGAGACGGCGCGCCCTTTCCGCAGCACATGCGCCTCCAGCATGAGCCGCTCCTGAATCTGGCAGTTGCCGGAGAGTATTTCGCCAAGCCTTGCCTCAAAGCCGCGCGCCTCCATCCCGCTTAAAAAGCCCAACGTGCCGGAATTGACGCCCAGTATTGGCGCGCCGCGCCCCGCCAGTTCCCGCGCGGCGGCCAGCACGGTTCCGTCGCCGCCCAGCGCGATGACCAGGTCGGCCCCGCTGCGGGCA is drawn from Elusimicrobiales bacterium and contains these coding sequences:
- a CDS encoding NAD(+)/NADH kinase yields the protein MALKFKNVAVFFNPHKPACARRAALVAGFVRRRGARAFFAESGLARSGADLVIALGGDGTVLAAARELAGRGAPILGVNSGTLGFLSGMEARGFEARLGEILSGNCQIQERLMLEAHVLRKGRAVSGPHTAFNDCVVKSASPRAFYVNARYGGKFLKSYFGDGLIISTPSGSTAYSLAAGGPIAHPSLDIYILSPICPHTLAQRPLVLCAGTEIALSCSGGHGASFGDGAILSMDGQLNISLAPGDEARIGKCRRKARLIVPADYDYFSVLSRKLNWGE
- a CDS encoding clostripain-related cysteine peptidase, with translation MPLKKLALLLAIASFPACAVAGAVSFDQPGQSLKNAARADSVISAETPAATAAPAKSADDAEKAADWTIMVFVNGKNNLEPYAFTNIYQMERIGSNNKVKVVVEFGRTAKNSSNDGAWKGCRRYLMQKADDTNAISSPVLDQTDKCDMGDYNRAIDFGKWAMAKYPAKHYMYVLWNHGSGWKKASGADKGISYDDETGHHITTPQMGQILKALGHVDVYGSDACLMQMAEVSYEIKDYTEYIVGSEETEPADGYTYDAMLKAINGSDLMPESVAKATVDSYSDHYGSRGSTQSSLKSAALPEFVSLLDSFTAAVISAGDKDSAKAARSAARNFAYADNKDLYDFVTILLKSAKSQEVIGAGKALLGHMDKELIAWNRYTGDYSKAHGLAIYLPSYSIGAGYGDLAFTKDSRWQDFIRWLNGN